DNA sequence from the Acipenser ruthenus chromosome 8, fAciRut3.2 maternal haplotype, whole genome shotgun sequence genome:
GCTGAACAGAGTTAACAACAAAGCACAGTGAGAAACAACGCTCCAATCCCACACACACAACCAGTCACAGCACAGTGAGAAACAACGCTCcaatcccccccacacacaaccaGTCACAGCACAGTGAGAAACAACGCTCcaatcccccccacacacaaccaGTCACAGCACAGTGAGAAACAACGCTCCAATCCCACACACACAACCAGTCACAGCACAGTGAGAAACAACGCTCCAATCCCACACACACAACCAGTCACAGCACAGTGAGAAACAACGCTCCAATCCCACACGCAACCAGTCACAGCACAGTGAGAAACAACACTCCAATCCCACACGCAACCAGTCACAGCACAGTGAGAAACAACGCTCCAATCCCACACACCCACCCAGTCACAGCACAGCGAGAAACAACGCTCCAATCCCACACACACAACCAGTCAAAGCACAGTGAGAAACAACGCTCCAATCCCACACACACAACCAGTCACAGCACAGTGAGAAACAACGCTCCAATCCCACACACACAACCAGTCACAGCACAAATACAAATAGGACAGCTGAAATCCAGCATtcaaagtatattaataataataaaaaaagtacatatataatttaatacaaatataaaacgcACCCTTTTTGGTGGCTGTACCTTATTTTGGTTAAATTGAAGCTGTACAGAAACATTTCTATACTAGATTGGGATATTCTCTAGAACATGTCCTAATGGACACCCGTACAAAGTTTGAGCACTAATGAATGACCAGTCCTCCAGATACATTAACGGGTGTGTACAGCAGCAATGCTGTATCAATCCccacagaggaggaggagaaggaggaggaggagaaacatTGAAGACATGCAAGTGTGACGGGTGTGTACAGCAGCAGCGCTGGATCAATCCCCATGGGATTGTCCATATTAAAAGGAATGCTTCAGACCCTGGGAATTAGCAGAATCTATTTCAGTTTATCATCATCATATAATGATACGTGTTCTTAAACATTATACATTACTGTTTccaatacagtaatacaacacaaacacaaacacagacactcaGCATGGCCCCTAAGCAGATCCAGCAGTAACTATCATTGCGCAGGTTCAGAGGGTATATGAAGTATTATTTGAACAGAACACGGTCCAGGCATCAGGGTTCCAGAGACAGAGGTCTCCGTGGTTACGATCCACAGCAGCCAGCAGGCATGAGCACGTGCTTGTTTATCTAGTGCATCTTGTAGTCTGTGGTATAAGAAGCTCAATGTAAACTGGGAGTGGGTTAGATCTTCCGAAAGCTCATTatgccaccaaaaaaaaaaaaaaaaaaaaaaaaaaaaatcagaattccgGGTAGATTCTCAGAACTCGGATTGGCTCAGGTCGGAATTCTGACTTGAAGAGGGTTTTTTTCTTTCGGGTGGTGGAATGGGCTTCCATAAGACCGAGACCAATTTggagtatgaaaaaaaaaaaagtaaaaaatacaacaattatTGAAAATATTTTAGATCTAACTAGCTTGACAAATGGAGTTTGCAGCGCTTAGATACAACAGCACAAAAAACAacgataataataaaaactaaagaaaTAACTTTTGCAGATACCGATACAACTTAAAATACGAATCCTGGCTGTGTTTAAAAGTTGAAAATTGTAATACTGTTTCTGGCAACTACAAAACCAAACAGTGaagaaaaacatatattaaaaaaacacaacttcaaATAACTGAattcttaaaagaaaaagaaaaaaaaaacactgcagtagGCTGAAAGGGGTAACAATCTACAGTgtaatttaacacacacacacacacacacacacacacacacacacacagagctgcagagACCCCAACTCTCCTCGCATGTCAATCCTGTAAAGAGTTCAAGCACATGTCCTCCACGTCTCTTTGCAGATTCATTGGTACATGTTTTTCCTGCACTTTTAAAATGAACGGGTTCCAGACCTCCTCTTCATTCAAATCCCAAACCCCCAGCATTGGGAGAAGAGCCCCGTCTGTCTTCAGGAGTCAAAGTTCACCCTTAACTCTCCCGAGGGTGAAACCTGACCCAGGCCAGCACGTCGTTTTCATTTCACTgcacgggggtggggggggggggggggggtcgcccAGCCAGCGCGGAGCATCATTAGAGAACAGACCGACGAGTCCTTGAACAGGGTATCCTGTGGCAGTAAGCGCTGGCATCACATCAACGTGTGTTCAGCATGGAGACCCAACAGCAGCCTGTTTATCTCTGGTGTTTGTTGATCCGTCGATACCCAGCACTGGCTTGAGGAACACACCGCCCCGCTCCCACCCACTCCGCAACATTCACTTTCAACACGTCTGCCCTTTTCCTATGTTGAGTCGGGGtcagaggaggggaggggttGCAATCCCCTCAGCCACACTGCACACTGTTTATTATCTCAGGGATGAAAGCGCTGGGTGGGGTGGGTGTGTCTCACGGAGCTGGAAGAGGTGCACATTGACCATTTCACTCCCATTGGTGTCCATTAGCATCAGGAACGCGGGGCTCCCCACAGAGACGGACTCTGCCCCTATTCCACTGTGGTGCTACTGCTCTTGATCCCAGCTCTCCCGATGGGAAGCCATGGCAGCTTGGAGCCATTCTTGAACAGCTGCTCGATGGCAATGTGTCTCACATGGAGCTCCGAGGACAGAGAATCTTTGTTTTGTActgcctgggtgagctcctcgaacaccactgaaaaaaaacaggGAATACAACAGTGAGCGAGTACAGCGAGAAGAACCCTCCGCTTTATCAATGAATCAATAACTAACAATGAATCAATAGCTTTATCAATGAATCAATAACTAACAGTGAATCAATAGCTTTATCAATGAATCAATAACTAACAATGAATCAATAGCTTTATCAATGAATCAATAACTAACAGTGAATCAATAGCTTTATTGATGAATCAATAACTAACAATGAATCAATAGCTTTATCAATGAATCAATAACTAACAGTGAATCAATAGCTTTATCAATGAATCAATAACTAACAATGAATCAATAGCTTTATCGATGAATCAGTAACTAACAATGAATCAACAGCTTTATCAATGAATCAATAACTAACAATGAATCAACAGCTTTATCAATGAATCAATAACTAACAATGAATCAACAGCTTTATCGATGAATCAATAACTAACAATGAATCAATAGCTTTATCAATGAATCATTATCGATCAATGAATGACAGCTTTATCACTGAATCATATTATATGATCcgcacataatttaaaaaaagaaaagttcatGACATTTCGTTGTTAAAGATGCCATTTTAATCATCCAAACGGATTGTTCTTTATAAACTGTATTAATCTGCCTGGAATGATTCCAGTGATAAACGACAGTGTTACTGTAGTATAAAATTACAGTATGAGCCTTTAGCAATTGGGTTTATTGGAGGGCAGCTTCTAGTCTTCATGACTCACATTTGTCAGGCTTTTATTATCATACTGAAGCCTCAGTGAGTCactggtacacacacacacgcagagacacacagacacacacacacagagacacaaacacgcagagacacacacacacacacacacacacacacacacacacacacagagacacacacacgcagagacacacacacagacacacacagagagacacacacacacgcagacacacacacacgcgcagagacaaacacacacatacacacacacagacgcagacacacagagacacacacacacacacacacacacacactcttacccTGAATCTGTCGTAGAAGCTTTTCATTCAGCTGCACCAGCTCTTCAACACTCATTGTGCTGACTGCAATgaaaagagaaacacacacacattaatatcACCATGGAAACCGAAGAATAATCcccataacaaaaaaaacatctgatgTTACCTTGGTACCAATTATCAGCCTGCAAAGAAAGCAAATGCACATGAATCTGCACTTCATGGAAAGGAGTCCTGTGCATTACACATGAATCTGCACTTCATGGAAAGGAGTCCTGTGCATTACACATGAATCTGCACTTCATGGAAAGGAGTCCTGTGCATTACACATGAATCTGCACTTCATGGAAAGGAGTCCTGTGCATTACACATGAATCTGCACTTCATGGAAAGGAGTCCTCTGCATTTCACTTCCCCACTTGGACTAGCCCAAAATCAACACGTTTTAGTATTACTCTGTTTGTGTTTACTTTAACCAGACCGTACTGAGAAAACAGCAGCAACTAACAAGTCATACAGGATATGAGAGGCGTAATACCCATGTACAGTAATAATCATGTAATAGGGGTTAGTGGTGTGTCTCCTAGCAATATCCACATGATACAGCAGGAACACAACTAAACCCCTAGCCAATCATCTCATGGGGATGAGCCTCACTGTCAGGGTCACTTTTCAATACAcggcaattattcaataatttgcATGACTTTTTgatcacaaacaaaataaaaataaataaatacaaaaataaaaaagtgttgcTCAACAACCCCCTCCCTCATCAAATGAAAAAGGGGAACAAGCTCTACTCTCAGTTTACAGCATTAACCCCGGAGCTCTGTGAGCTCTACTCTCAGGGTACAGCATTAACCCCGGAGCTCTGTGAGCTCTACTCTCAGGGTGCAGCATTAACCCCGGAGCTCTGTGAGCTCTACTCTCAGGGTGCAGCATTAACCCCGGAGCTCTGTGAGCTCTACTCTCAGGGTGCAGCATTAACCCTGGAGCTCTGTGAGCTCTACTCTCAGGGCGCAGCATTAACCCCGGAGCTCTGTGAGCTCTACTCTCAGGGCGCAGCATTAACCCCGGAGCTCTGTGAGCTCTACTCTCAGTGCGCAGCATTAACCCCGGAGCTCTGTGAGCTCTACTCTCAGTGTGCAGCATTAACCCCGGAGCTCTGTGAGCTCTACTCTCAGGATACAGCATTAACCCCGGAGCTCTGTGAGCTCTACTCTCAGGATACAGCATTAACCCTGGAGCTCTGTGAgctttatgttatttatttttttgtttgttttatttagactaATCTGTGCAGGATTGTACCTGGCCCCTGGCAGGTATAAAGACACGCGCACACTTACGCTGCTCTCTGCCATGGTGTTTGTGTCTCCTCTGCACAGAGTCTCTGGCATCGCCAGGCCGCTTCTCAGCCTGACCGGCCCATAGAACACTTCCGGAGCACAGCGAGGACCCCTGGCCCGCCGGTCCGCTGAGCCTCAGGCCGCTGGTGGAGCTGCACTCCAGCATGGCTGTGGTGTAGTCCGGGAGCCCCGCCCCAGAGCCCCTGTCCCAGCGAGGAGCGTAGCGTGGCACGGGGGCCTCGGCCTGGGGGACGAGCGTCCTGTCTCCTTGCTGAGTGTAGCAGAGGAGCTGCCTGGAGCCCCGGCGAGCCCCCGCTTCCTCCGCACAGTCTTTGTTCTGCGCGTACTGAATGATCCAGTTGATTTTTTGGCTCAGGACATTTTTCACTCCTTCGTAGGTGCTTGTGGAGACTTTGGTTCGCGAGAGTTTCTGGTTGGCTATCAGGTGGTACTTTTCAAAGCAGTCTCTGTGACCTCTGGAAGACTTGGAGTGCAGGAGTGTCGACCTCGTCATGCCTGCGGGGAAAGACATCGCAACATgttagcaaaacaaataaaacacaaagcagcGATATTCATGAGGAAAAGCTATTGCACACGCACAACAAATACACATACATTTCATTAAATTAATCCATGTTTTCCCCAttgctttatatttatttattatgtgtccaaaactacttcaaatgtttgttttcttcagcgatttcatgcatgaaagggttcaaATGATTTTAACACACAGAGCAGGATCCAGGTATATTGAATAGAGAGCTAACACCACTCAGTATGGGACAGTTACACATCACTGTACACAAGAGAAAATCAAACCTCTCCCACAACTACAGTATCAGTGatacactacagtatatacagcaaTGCAACACAAACCTCtccctacagtacagtatatactgtgtatgCAGCAATGTAACCCAATACATTAAAAGGGGAGCCGTCTGCACTGCACTGTAACGATCCTGAGGCTCTTAATGAAAAGGGTTTTgatctgtgctttttaaaatcctTTAGGAAGCTTTGCAGCGCAGCAAAGCCAGAATGGAAAACGAGCATCCCGGCTTTTTAACAGCTATAAATAGAGGATACAGCATAAATTCCTTTGGGATCTGCTGAACAGACAGCTAGGGAAGGGTGGAGAA
Encoded proteins:
- the LOC117971240 gene encoding protein EURL homolog, with amino-acid sequence MSEEELFVNIDLNDDNVCSICKVETDAGTLSFCHVCFELSIEGMTRSTLLHSKSSRGHRDCFEKYHLIANQKLSRTKVSTSTYEGVKNVLSQKINWIIQYAQNKDCAEEAGARRGSRQLLCYTQQGDRTLVPQAEAPVPRYAPRWDRGSGAGLPDYTTAMLECSSTSGLRLSGPAGQGSSLCSGSVLWAGQAEKRPGDARDSVQRRHKHHGREQLSTMSVEELVQLNEKLLRQIQVVFEELTQAVQNKDSLSSELHVRHIAIEQLFKNGSKLPWLPIGRAGIKSSSTTVE